The Solanum lycopersicum chromosome 6, SLM_r2.1 genome has a window encoding:
- the LOC101244594 gene encoding uncharacterized protein yields the protein MRIAILGRNKLGLIDGKCRKDGFGPNLSDLWERCNAIVFSWIMNCVSKELLGGIVYSTDACSVWRDLKERFDKTDGSRIFQLHKEIVTLVQGTSTIAEYFTKFRLCWAEFDCIAPFPGCNCTESRGFVEFMKQQKLLQFLLGLNETYEQARSQILMLVPLPSVNQAYSMMIERESQRVIANSARNVTNLKIAALMTARQVPSKFKRDWNAQCDHCKMMGHTKANCYRLIGYPSNFRFKKKVGQQNDSYEKEGENRSHAHNVRDEESRSHNDGSQA from the coding sequence ATGAGAATAGCCATACTTGGAAGAAACAAGTTGGGGCTAATCGATGGAAAGTGCAGGAAGGATGGATTTGGTCCTAATCTGAGTGATTTGTGGGAGAGATGCAATGCAATTGTCTTTTCATGGATCATGAATTGTGTTTCAAAGGAATTATTGGGTGGAATTGTTTACTCTACAGATGCATGTTCTGTTTGGCGAGATCTTAAGGAGAGATTTGATAAGACGGATGGATCAAGGATCTTTCAACTACATAAAGAAATTGTCACATTGGTACAGGGTACGAGTACGATCGCAGAGTATTTCACAAAATTCAGATTGTGCTGGGCAGAATTTGATTGCATTGCGCCTTTTCCTGGTTGTAATTGCACAGAATCGAGAGGTTTTGTAGAATTTATGAAGCAACAGAAGTTGTTACAATTTTTACTGGGTCTTAATGAGACTTATGAGCAGGCTCGAAGTCAGATCTTGATGCTAGTTCCTCTTCCTTCTGTTAATCAAGCCTATTCAATGATGATTGAAAGAGAAAGTCAACGAGTCATAGCAAACTCAGCCAGGAATGTTACTAATCTGAAGATAGCAGCTCTTATGACTGCTCGTCAAGTTCCTAGCAAGTTTAAAAGGGACTGGAATGCTCAATGTGATCATTGCAAGATGATGGGTCATACTAAAGCCAATTGTTATCGGTTAATTGGATATCCTTCCAACTTCAGATTCAAGAAGAAAGTTGGGCAGCAAAATGATTCTTATGAGAAGGAAGGAGAGAATCGAAGTCATGCTCACAATGTGAGGGATGAGGAAAGTCGATCACACAATGATGGATCACAAGCTTGA